From Candidatus Coatesbacteria bacterium:
CACGGTTTTTGCATCTCGGCGACCGTTACGGCCGACGATAACGGTCCGCCTCCGCAAAAACCGTGCCAGTTCCGGGGCGGGCGGACGGAGCGGGCGCCGGGGTCCGGCACAGGTCTTCCGGGCGGGCCTACTCAGTCGGCGCCGGGGGGCGCCAGCCGGCGTAAATGATCTGCGGCCCGTCGGGGTGGCCGAGGGTACGGCTGGTTTCGTTCTCGAGGTCGTAAATCACGGCGTTCCAGCCGTCGTCGGTGAGGACACTGACCAGCAGCAGGCGGCCGTCGCCGGCCGGTCGGGGGAAGATCTCCAGCCCGCCGAGGTCGGGCAGGTAGTCGATGTCGCCGGGTTTCGGAACTTCCAGCTCATCGAGGCGGGCCAGATCGAATTCGGCGTTGTTATCGGCGGCGTCTGCGGCGGTGCTGTTGAAGTACAGGGCGCCGTCGGGGCCGAAGCTGGGCGAGCCCTGGTCGCCGGGCAGCACAAGGAGGGGTTTCAACTCGCCCGCGGCCAGCTCGTAGGTCCAGAGGTCGTAATCGTCGCCGCGTCCCCCGGCGCCGTCGTCGTTGGTGGAGAAGACCAGCCGGGCGCCGTCGGGCGAGACGACGGGGATCTCCCGGTCGGCGGCGCCCGCGGTCAGTTGGACGACGTCACCGTCTTCGTAGACGAAAAGCTGCCAACTGTCGGTTTCGGGCACCCGGGCGTCGAAGAAGACCCGTCCGCCGCCGGCGGGTTGAGCGGCGCTGGCGGCGGCGGCGGGGTAGGGGGTCAGATCGATCAGGCGCTCGGGCGCGCCGACGGGACCGGCGTCGTCGAAGGCCAGGCGGTAGAGGCCGGGGTTGTCGTCGGCGTCGGCGCTGAAGGCCCACAGTTCATCGCCGGCGGGCGTAAAGGCGGGCAGGTCGACGGGGTGTTCGAGGGGCAGCTCGACGGCCGCGCCGAGCGTCAGGTTGTCGGCGTCGACTATCGCCCGATAGTAGGCCCGGGTGGTGAAGTCGTCATCGACGACGTAGACCACGCCGCGGGGCGGTTCGAGACGACAACCGGCCAGGAGTGACAACAGCAACCCGGCCGCGATCGGAACCCAGGGACGCCGGCGAAGCAGCCTCATCGGACCTCCTCGATCGTGCAGACGGCCCAGGCGCACATGCCCTCCTCGGAGCCGACGAAGCCCAGCTTCTCCCCGGTGGTGGCCTTGACGCTGACCGCCCCGGTCTGGAGCTCGAGCACCTCGGCCAGCCTGGCGCGCATGGCGTCGATGTGCGGCGCCAGGCGCGGGGCCTCGGCGGCGACGACGGCGTCGACGTTGTGGGGTTTGTACCCGGCCTGGTTGAGCAGCTCCATCGTCCGCTTGAGCAGGCGCAGCGAGCTGGCCCCGGCGTAGGCCGGATCGCTGTCCGGGAACTGGCGGCCGATATCGGGCAGCGCCACCGCCCCGAGCAGGGCGTCGATGATCGCGTGGGTGAGCACGTCGGCGTCGGAGTGTCCCTCGAGACCGAGATGGGTCTCCATCTGCACCC
This genomic window contains:
- a CDS encoding 2-C-methyl-D-erythritol 2,4-cyclodiphosphate synthase — protein: MRIGIGYDVHRLCAGRRLVLGGVQMETHLGLEGHSDADVLTHAIIDALLGAVALPDIGRQFPDSDPAYAGASSLRLLKRTMELLNQAGYKPHNVDAVVAAEAPRLAPHIDAMRARLAEVLELQTGAVSVKATTGEKLGFVGSEEGMCAWAVCTIEEVR